Proteins found in one Stigmatopora nigra isolate UIUO_SnigA chromosome 15, RoL_Snig_1.1, whole genome shotgun sequence genomic segment:
- the ep300b gene encoding histone acetyltransferase p300 isoform X7 has product MADNVLESGPSSAKRPKLASPALSVSASDGNDFGSLFDLEHDLPDELISSSDLGLTNGGDINQLHTSLGGIGMGGQDAAAKHKQLSELLRTSAPSQQGGPTSNNTGPGASMGLLGAVNISPGAPQGMPPQGQQQQHGLMQQVGMIGGGSPLNRANAMLGAQRGSNGQQQQGLMAGHVMNGSSRMGYPASAGMGNNSNLLAETLQQQGGQPMGSGGQPGIRPQQPGALNKMNMIANAGPYGGPYGQSAGPGMPGAGLSPQLQNKAAMANSMAGQFNMDKKVTANQGIPGMTPQQPPGIGGSAAVGAAQVGLGAVGSGACTGPPTADPEKRKLIQQQLVLLLHAHKCQRREQANGEVRQCNLPHCRTMKNVLNHMTHCQAGKSCQVAHCASSRQIISHWKNCTRHDCPVCLPLKNAGDKRNQQSLVSSAGLGLVNSLGSGVPGGQSTTPNLNTSSQIDPSSIERAYAALGLTYQGNQMQPQAPQANMQNQGMQGQPGMRNLNVMGGNSMGMNGGVQPPNHQGSLLPDAMLQNSMNTPSLMNDGVGSLGSLPTAAPPSAAMRKSWHEDITQDLRNHLVHKLVQAIFPTPDPAALKDRRMENLVAYARKVEGDMYESANSRAEYYHLLAEKIYKIQKELEEKRRTRLQKQGIMPGQPGLASSGFPQGALSLGQPTMAPGQPPNGPHSDPSMVRPGGPNQMPNRMQSPAGMNQFNQMGMQSMGQRSTPPLPLSSPMNQMGIGSARMGQPNATQLQNQYLPPGQFPGASPAHGSGPVGVNQPGSQAVVPLQNQMSTPPSLPAGSPSAQSATPAPGSAASGGSMGTGGVCGSGPLPNLPPSSTPNQPSTFPHCPPMRTNSPSPARSLTPQPHQSTPMLPRSQTPQPQTPSTPQLPSQNQQQASQPQQLQGLAGSSEKVNQLPQQTLGGGATTSGTQAAQASSVPLQNAHVPLQLPPTPQLSPKPPVTADGQVSSPASVSSSTDPNSQLAPQEVSAPVEEDIKMDVKKQEEEEEDGDEAQGDGKSLGKMGKVEPDIKAEEKVEIKKENSSEDGCKVEPMDTSSSSASLSVETVEDKKPEVKKEPKEQEEASAASPASTQSKKKMFKPEELRQALMPTLEALYRQDPESLPFRQPVDPQLLGIPDYFDIVKNPMDLSTIKRKLDTGQYQEPWQYVEDIWLMFNNAWLYNRKTSRVYKYCSKLAEVFETEIDPVMQALGYCCGRKFEFSPQTLCCYGKQLCTIQRDAAYFSYQNSSPKYGLLADRYHFCEKCFNEIQGESVSLGDDPSQPQTSINKEQFQRKKNDTLDPELLVECTDCGRKMHQICVLHHETIWPSGFVCGNCLKMANKTRKENKYAAKRLPQTKLGSYLESRVNDYIKRQSHIEAGEVTIRVVHVSDKVVEVKPGMKSRFVDSGEMSESFPYRMKALFAFEDIDGADVCFFGMHVQEYGSDCPPPNQRRVYISYLDSVHFFKPRHLRTAVYHEILLGYLEYAKRLGFTTGHIWACPPSEGDDYIFHCHPMDQKIPKPKRLQEWYKRMLDKAVAERIVHDYKDIFKQATEDRLTSAKELPYFEGDFWPNVLEESIKELEQEEEERKREENSTCNESTDVRTTKGDSKNAKKKNNKKTSKNKSSLSRSNKKKPGMPNVSNDLSQKLYATMEKHKEVFFVIRLIAGPTANSLPPITDPDPLMACDLMDGRDAFLTLARDKHLEFSSLRRSMWSSMCMLVELHNQSQDRFVYTCNECKHHVETRFHCTVCEDYDLCITCYNIKGHEHKMDKLGLGLDDDSNNQAAAATQSPGDSRRLSIQRCIQSLVHACQCRNANCSLPSCQKMKRVVQHTKSCKRKTNGGCPICKQLIALCCYHAKHCQENKCPVPFCLNIKQKLRQQQLQHRLQQAQMLRRRMASMQRVGQPAGAQPGGPVMGLPSPGANGITAPGTPTSAGTQPLTPQTPTQTMASIPPQGLGPGVPQAPPPGCVPVQGGKSLQQQQLHHSYQQMPGGGATGPGGVMNSPQHQHQMLPQVQQQLSGPPNNHQQLHQHLNSVPPFAGRPPGSSPIHQSQGKPILGSATPPRPQPNCPVMAGNVGGPPPNAAQGPASLLQQPSGPPPAAVEIAMKIQRVADAQRKMALQRQAAAGMMPTHPHHQQGQGQQQMSMGHPGSGGTVGPQGMPPQSQAALQSSRVHVEQQQNAPAGMMVGAGSHVLQHQQHQQQQGNMQQVQIPTQAQLQQRLGVPPNPQQQWSGQGMPPQQRQAMMNQMGHQAMMVTQQQQQQQQQQQQQQQQQQQQQQQQQQQQQQQQQLQQQHQQQASSHPAMMNMPQQQQQQQQPPPQVTNPGVLGAPGPGAAGIPVASGAGGNITQAALQDLLRTLRSPSSPLQQQQVLNILRSNPQLMAAFIKQRASKYKGAPGTPGGPVSNALPGGGQQMNMNAATAVAGQSGMHMGGQGGPNMATMAQLQQVQQQQMQQQQLQQQHQQQQQQQQQHHQQQQQQQQQQQLQQQQQRPVLSGLQQQQVAALQQQQQQQASGRGLQGQGPQMANLNNPQIRELFMRRHLQQQQQQQQQQQQQQQQQQQQQQQQQQHQQQQMGVNHSQFQQPQPPQSQAYMGQPSMQPPVGQGGPQSGGPPGQQGQPYSAQQQAAIQQRLQHQHHLQMQQQQQQQQNAMAGLAGGDSGPGGGVGPPQPPQGPQNGPPPSQALLQQALHQRLLQQQQQHLAAAGSPAQHSNPMSPQQPPQMSQSPHPHLQGQTLPTSLANQVRSPQPSPRPQSQPPHSSPSPRMQPQPSPHHISPQMQTGSPHPAHLNPHHAGMVAPPPQQQPSSQQQNSMEQFGSDQSAMLSQLSGMAGLHGQGGNGQDPLGQSLNHNPLDIM; this is encoded by the exons ATTTTGGTTCGCTCTTTGACCTTGAGCACGACCTGCCAGATGAGCTCATCAGCTCGTCAGACTTAGGGCTGACCAATGGTGGGGACATCAACCAACTCCATACCAGTCTTGGAGGGATTGGTATGGGGGGCCAAGATGCtgccgcaaaacacaaacagTTGTCGGAACTTCTTCGAACCAGTGCGCCGTCACAGCAGGGTGGTCCTACTTCCAACAATACGGGACCAGGTGCTTCCATGGGCCTATTAGGAGCTGTCAATATCTCCCCTGGCGCACCTCAAGGAATGCCTCCCCAGGGCCAGCAGCAACAACATGGACTAATGCAGCAGGTTGGCATGATCGGAGGGGGGTCTCCTCTGAATCGGGCCAATGCCATGTTGGGTGCTCAGAGGGGCAGCAATGGACAGCAACAGCAAGGATTGATGGCGGGTCACGTGATGAACGGCTCGTCAAGAATGGGTTACCCGGCAAGTGCCGGCATGGGGAACAACAGTAATCTTTTAGCCGAAACACTACAGCAGCAGGGTGGTCAGCCAATGGGGTCCGGTGGTCAGCCAGGGATTCGACCGCAGCAACCAGGAGCACTGAACAAG ATGAATATGATTGCCAATGCGGGCCCCTATGGTGGTCCCTATGGTCAGTCTGCTGGTCCGGGGATGCCTGGAGCAGGCCTGAGCCCACAACTCCAGAATAAGGCCGCAATGGCTAACAGTATGGCCGGCCAGTTTAACATGGACAAAAAGGTGACAGCGAATCAAGGAATTCCTGGAATG ACACCGCAGCAACCTCCAGGCATTGGTGGATCTGCAGCAGTGGGAGCGGCACAGGTTGGACTGGGTGCTGTCGGGTCAGGTGCCTGCACTGGGCCTCCTACAGCAGACCCAGAGAAGCGTAAGCTTATCCAGCAGCAACTGGTTCTCTTGCTCCACGCTCATAAGTGTCAGAGAAGAGAGCAAGCTAATGGCGAAGTAAGGCAGTGCAACCTGCCTCACTGTCGCACCATGAAGAACGTACTTAACCACATGACTCATTGCCAGGCTGGCAAGTCTTGCCAGG TGGCGCATTGTGCCTCATCAAGACAGATCATCTCACATTGGAAGAATTGCACGCGACATGATTGTCCTGTATGCCTACCTTTGAAAAATGCTGGAGACAAGAGGAACCAACAAT CTCTCGTTAGCAGCGCAGGACTTGGTTTGGTGAACTCTTTAGGTTCAGGAGTACCAGGTGGACAGTCTACTACTCCAAACCTGAACACATCAAGCCAGATCGATCCCAGCTCCATTGAGAGGGCCTATGCTGCGCTTGGTCTTACTTACCAGGGCAACCAGATGCAGCCACAGGCACCCCAGGCGAACATGCAAAACCAGGGGATGCAGGGGCAACCTGGGATGAGGAATCTGAATGTCATgg GAGGCAACTCGATGGGAATGAATGGTGGTGTGCAGCCCCCAAACCATCAGGGGTCCCTGCTACCAGATGCCATGTTGCAAAACAGTATGAACACACCAAG TTTGATGAATGATGGAGTGGGAAGCTTGGGATCCTTACCTACTGCAGCTCCTCCTTCTGCAGCTATGCGGAAGTCTTGGCATGAAGATATCACACAAGATCTGCGCAACCATCTAGTTCATAAACT GGTTCAGGCTATATTTCCCACTCCTGACCCAGCTGCTTTGAAGGACAGACGGATGGAAAATCTAGTGGCATATGCTCGTAAAGTTGAGGGGGACATGTATGAGTCAGCCAATAGTAGG GCGGAGTACTACCACCTCTTAGCAGAGAAGATTTACAAAATCCAAAAGGAGCTTGAAGAGAAGCGAAGGACACGTCTCCAAAAGCAGGGAATCATGCCTGGGCAACCTGGCTTGGCCTCATCCGGCTTCCCACAGGGGGCTCTCAGCCTGGGTCAGCCTACCATGGCCCCAGGACAACCTCCAA ATGGTCCTCATTCTGATCCGTCCATGGTACGACCCGGAGGACCAAATCAGATGCCTAACAGGATGCAGAGCCCAGCAG GAATGAACCAGTTCAACCAAATGGGGATGCAGTCaatgggtcaaaggtcaacacCTCCTCTTCCACTCAGTTCTCCGATGAACCAG ATGGGTATTGGCTCAGCAAGAATGGGTCAGCCAAATGCTACGCAACTACAGAATCAGTACCTCCCACCGGGCCAGTTTCCCGGGGCCAGTCCTGCTCATGGTTCTGGTCCCGTTGGCGTGAACCAGCCAGGATCACAGGCCGTTGTGCCACTG CAGAATCAGATGTCAACCCCGCCTTCGCTACCGGCCGGCAGCCCTTCCGCCCAGTCTGCCACCCCCGCCCCGGGCTCTGCAGCCTCAGGTGGCTCCATGGGGACCGGTGGTGTTTGTGGTTCAGGGCCTCTGCCTAACTTGCCTCCATCCTCCACGCCAAACCAGCCCAGCACATTTCCTCACTGTCCACCCATGCGAACAAACTCTCCCTCACCAGCACGCAGCTTAACGCCTCAACCTCATCAGTCGACTCCCATGTTACCTCGTTCTCAGACGCCGCAGCCGCAGACCCCGAGCACACCCCAGTTGCCTTCTCAGAATCAACAGCAAGCATCGCAGCCGCAACAATTACAAGGTCTCGCGGGGAGTTCCGAGAAGGTGAATCAGCTTCCACAGCAGACCCTTGGAGGTGGTGCTACTACCTCAGGCACCCAGGCCGCTCAGGCTTCATCGGTGCCTCTCCAGAATGCACATGTGCCACTGCAGCTGCCACCAACCCCa cagCTGTCTCCTAAGCCACCCGTAACAGCAGATGGTCAGGTGTCATCACCAGCCTCAGTCAGCAGCAGCACAGATCCAAACTCCCAGCTGGCCCCACAGGAAGTCTCCGCACCTGTCGAAGAGGATATCAAAATGGACGTGAAAAagcaggaggaagaggaggaagatggTGACGAAGCTCAAGGAGATGGCAAGTCTCTGGGGAAGATGGGAAAAGTTGAGCCTGACATTAAAGCAGAAGAGAAGGTTGAG ataaagaaagaaaattcatCAGAAGATGGGTGTAAAGTGGAGCCCATGGATACATCTTCCTCTTCTGCGTCTTTGTCAGTGGAAACTGTGGAAGACAAGAAGCCCGAGGTGAAAAAGGAGCCCAAAGAGCAAGAGGAGGCCTCCGCAGCTTCCCCAGCCAGCACTCAgagcaagaaaaaaa TGTTTAAGCCAGAGGAGCTGCGTCAAGCTCTGATGCCCACCTTGGAGGCCTTGTACAGGCAGGACCCCGAGTCCCTCCCCTTCCGTCAGCCGGTGGACCCCCAGTTACTGGGAATACCC GACTACTTTGACATTGTGAAGAATCCCATGGACCTGTCAACAATCAAGCGGAAACTAGACACGGGGCAGTACCAAGAGCCTTGGCAGTACGTGGAGGATATCTGGTTGATGTTCAACAATGCCTGGTTGTACAACCGTAAGACTTCACGGGTGTACAAGTACTGCTCCAAACTGGCTGAGGTGTTTGAGACTGAGATCGATCCGGTCATGCAGGCTTTAGGATATTGCTGTGGAAGGAAG tTTGAGTTTTCACCCCAAACTCTTTGCTGCTATGGAAAACAATTATGCACCATCCAACGGGATGCTGCCTATTTTAGCTACCAGAACAG TTCACCAAAATATGGGCTTCTTGCTGACAGGTACCACTTCTGTGAGAAGTGTTTCAACGAAATCCAGGGTGAGAGCGTCTCCCTGGGCGACGACCCATCCCAACCTCAGAC GTCCATCAACAAAGAACAATTCCAGCGAAAGAAGAATGACACGCTTGACCCAGAATT gCTTGTCGAATGTACAGACTGTGGTCGTAAAATGCACCAGATCTGTGTCCTACATCATGAAACCATTTGGCCTTCAGG CTTTGTATGTGGCAACTGTCTCAAGATGGCCAATAAGACACGGAAAGAGAACAAATATGCAGCTAAAA GACTTCCTCAAACCAAGCTAGGCAGCTATTTGGAGTCACGAGTGAATGACTACATTAAACGGCAAAGCCATATTGAGGCTGGCGAGGTCACGATTCGTGTGGTTCACGTCTCCGATAAAGTGGTTGAGGTCAAACCTGGCATGAAGTCCAG GTTTGTGGACAGTGGCGAGATGTCCGAATCTTTCCCATACAGGATGAAAGCCTTGTTTGCTTTTGAGGACATTGATGGCGCAGATGTGTGTTTTTTCGGTATGCACGTTCAAGAGTACGGCTCTGACTGCCCACCTCCTAACCAGAGACGAGTGTACATCTCTTACCTGGACAGCGTTCACTTCTTTAAACCTCGACACCTCAGGACTGCTGTCTACCACGAGATCTTGCTTGGTTACCTGGAATATGCAAAGAGACTGGG GTTTACAACAGGTCATATCTGGGCATGTCCTCCCAGTGAGGGCGATGATTACATCTTCCATTGTCACCCAATGGACCAGAAGATACCCAAACCAAAACGACTACAAGAGTGGTATAAGAGGATGTTGGACAAGGCAGTTGCTGAGCGCATTGTTCATGACTACAAG gACATCTTCAAACAGGCAACAGAGGACCGCCTGACCAGCGCAAAGGAGCTTCCATACTTTGAGGGAGACTTTTGGCCCAACGTACTGGAGGAGAGCATCAAAGAGCTGGaacaagaggaggaggaaaggaAGAGAGAGGAAAACAGTACCTGCAACGAAAGTACCGATGTACGC ACCACAAAGGGAGACAGCAAGAATGCCAAAAAGAAGAACAATAAAAAGACGAGCAAGAACAAGAGCAGCTTGAGCCGTTCCAACAAGAAAAAGCCGGGCATGCCCAACGTCTCCAACGATCTCTCGCAGAAACTCTACGCCACTATGGAGAAACATAAGGAG GTTTTCTTTGTCATCCGACTCATCGCTGGCCCTACTGCCAACTCATTGCCACCCATCACCGACCCTGACCCTCTGATGGCTTGTGACCTGATGGACGGCCGGGATGCATTCCTGACGTTGGCGAGGGACAAACACCTGGAATTCAGCTCTCTCAGGAGGTCCATGTGGAGTTCTATGTGCATGCTAGTGGAGCTCCATAACCAGAGCCAGGACCGTTTTGTCTACACATGCAATGAGTGTAAACATCATGTGGAAACACGCTTCCACTGCACTGTTTGTGAG GACTATGACTTGTGCATCACCTGCTACAACATTAAAGGCCACGAGCACAAAATGGACAAGTTGGGACTCGGGCTGGACGACGACAGCAATAACCAGGCAGCAGCGGCTACCCAGAGTCCAGGAGATTCTCGCCGCCTGAGCATCCAGAGATGCATCCAGTCTTTGGTCCACGCGTGCCAGTGCCGCAACGCCaactgctctctgccatcgtgCCAGAAGATGAAGCGTGTTGTTCAGCACACCAAAAGCTGCAAGCGCAAGACCAATGGCGGCTGTCCCATTTGCAAACAGCTCATTGCTCTGTGCTGCTACCACGCCAAACACTGTCAGGAGAACAAATGTCCCGTGCCCTTTTGTCTTAACATAAAGCAAAAGCTCCGGCAGCAGCAACTCCAACACCGACTCCAACAAGCGCAGATGTTGAGGAGGAGGATGGCCAGCATGCAGAGGGTGGGTCAGCCGGCGGGGGCTCAACCAGGAGGCCCCGTCATGGGACTTCCGTCGCCCGGCGCCAACGGTATCACAGCGCCGGGTACACCGACATCTGCCGGAACTCAACCTCTGACTCCTCAGACACCCACTCAGACAATGGCTTCGATACCGCCCCAAGGATTGGGGCCCGGGGTTCCCCAAGCTCCTCCGCCGGGCTGCGTCCCCGTGCAAGGCGGCAAATCTCTTCAGCAGCAACAGCTTCACCATTCATACCAGCAGATGCCAGGGGGAGGAGCTACCGGACCAGGAGGTGTGATGAATTCCCCCCAACATCAGCACCAGATGCTTCCCCAAGTGCAACAGCAATTGAGTGGACCTCCAAACAACCATCAGCAACTTCACCAACACCTCAACAGCGTGCCCCCGTTCGCCGGCAGGCCTCCAGGCTCCTCCCCGATCCACCAATCCCAAGGGAAGCCGATCCTCGGGTCAGCAACGCCTCCTCGCCCGCAGCCCAATTGCCCCGTCATGGCCGGAAACGTCGGGGGTCCACCTCCCAACGCTGCCCAAGGCCCCGCTTCTCTTTTGCAACAGCCTTCCGGGCCTCCGCCGGCCGCCGTGGAGATCGCCATGAAGATCCAGAGAGTCGCCGACGCCCAGAGGAAGATGGCGCTGCAGAGACAAGCGGCCGCGGGCATGATGCCTACTCACCCCCACCATCAACAGGGCCAAGGGCAACAACAGATGAGCATGGGGCACCCTGGCAGCGGCGGGACGGTCGGACCCCAAGGGATGCCGCCGCAAAGCCAAGCTGCCTTGCAGTCGTCTCGGGTCCACGTAGAACAACAACAGAACGCTCCAGCTGGGATGATGGTCGGCGCTGGCAGCCATGTCCTGCAACaccaacaacatcaacaacaacaaggcAACATGCAACAAGTCCAGATACCAACTCAGGCTCAGCTTCAACAGAGGCTGGGTGTACCACCAAACCCGCAACAGCAGTGGTCCGGCCAGGGGATGCCACCCCAACAGAGGCAGGCTATGATGAACCAAATGGGTCATCAGGCTATGATGGTCacgcagcagcaacaacagcaacaacaacaacaacagcagcagcaacaacaacaacaacaacaacaacaacagcagcagcaacaacaacaacaacagcagcagctacaacaacaacatcaacaacaagcTTCAAGCCACCCTGCCATGATGAACatgccacaacaacaacaacagcagcaacagccACCACCCCAGGTCACCAACCCTGGGGTGCTGGGAGCCCCTGGCCCTGGAGCTGCTGGTATTCCCGTAGCTTCTGGCGCTGGGGGCAACATCACGCAGGCAGCCCTCCAGGATCTTTTACGCACTCTTCGTTCGCCTAGCTCGCCGCTCCAACAGCAGCAAGTCCTCAACATCCTGCGTTCCAACCCTCAACTCATGGCGGCTTTTATTAAACAAAGAGCCTCCAAGTACAAGGGAGCCCCTGGAACCCCTGGAGGGCCTGTAAGTAACGCCCTGCCGGGAGGAGGCCAGCAGATGAATATGAACGCAGCCACTGCCGTGGCAGGCCAGTCTGGTATGCACATGGGGGGCCAAGGAGGACCAAACATGGCCACTATGGCCCAATTACAGCAAGTACAGCAGCAACAAATGCAACAGCAGCAGTTGCAGCAACAAcatcagcaacaacaacagcagcagcagcaacaccaccaacagcagcagcagcaacaacaacaacaacaacttcaacagcagcagcagagaCCAGTCCTCAGTGGTTTACAGCAGCAGCAAGTTGCCGCtctccagcagcagcagcagcaacaagcTAGCGGAAGAGGTTTACAGGGCCAGGGACCCCAAATGGCAAATCTCAACAATCCCCAAATCCGAGAACTGTTCATGAGGAGACATCTtcagcaacagcaacaacagcagcagcagcaacaacaacagcagcagcaacagcaacaacaacaacaacaacaacaacaacatcagcaGCAGCAAATGGGAGTCAACCACAGTCAATTCCAGCAACCGCAACCTCCGCAAAGTCAAGCTTACATGGGCCAGCCTAGCATGCAGCCGCCAGTCGGACAGGGTGGCCCCCAGTCCGGGGGTCCCCCCGGTCAGCAAGGTCAGCCTTACTCAGCCCAGCAGCAGGCTGCCATACAgcagaggctccagcaccaacACCACCTCCAgatgcagcagcagcaacagcagcagcaaaatGCTATGGCGGGTTTGGCTGGAGGGGATTCGGGGCCTGGGGGTGGTGTAGGCCCACCACAGCCACCACAGGGCCCTCAAAATGGCCCTCCGCCTTCGCAAGCTCTCCTTCAGCAGGCGCTCCACCAGAGGCTTctccaacagcagcagcaacaccTCGCCGCGGCAGGGTCTCCAGCCCAACACAGCAATCCCATGAGCCCCCAGCAGCCCCCCCAGATGTCCCAGTCCCCTCACCCGCACCTGCAGGGTCAGACGTTGCCCACGTCCCTGGCGAACCAGGTGCGCTCCCCACAACCCTCGCCCAGGCCTCAGTCGCAACCGCCGCACTCCAGCCCGTCGCCGCGCATGCAGCCCCAGCCGTCCCCTCACCACATATCCCCCCAGATGCAGACTGGGTCCCCCCACCCGGCCCACTTGAACCCGCATCACGCCGGGATGGTGGCCCCGCCTCCGCAGCAGCAGCCTTCGTCCCAGCAACAGAACTCAATGGAGCAGTTTGGCTCGGACCAGAGTGCTATGTTGTCCCAGCTGAGTGGGATGGCGGGTCTCCACGGGCAGGGGGGCAATGGTCAGGACCCACTGGGCCAGAGCCTGAATCACAACCCTTTAGACATCATGTAG